In Amaranthus tricolor cultivar Red isolate AtriRed21 chromosome 5, ASM2621246v1, whole genome shotgun sequence, a genomic segment contains:
- the LOC130813415 gene encoding uncharacterized protein LOC130813415, whose translation MDAFSGYHQIFMDPADKEKTAFICLTGVFNYIMMPFGLKNARATYQRLMDKIFKDQRGRNLEVYVDDSTVKSKTEEEMIVDLQETFSNMREYTMKLNPRKCVFGIKSGKFLGYLVSQRGIDANPEKVQEQSQAFKEMKKHLHRLPTLARPITGETLYLYISITQHTMNAENKYTVIEKATYAVVVAARKLRPYFDAHQVIVLTDLPLEKSLDKVERSGRLAKWAIELNGLGINYQPKKAIKGQALTDIFAEGISRDERAGLALITPEGKIIEYALKFQFKATNNEIEYEAVIAGLQLCKALEAKRISLKTDSQLVVNQISGEFEAREENMQKHLQKTQELISEFEDVHVERLPRSQNEQADALSKLGSSSMQNLKRSVLVEVKSLSSIHENTTFVFYTGSGDVLDWMKDIIQYKESGELPADPIPTRMVKLKSTQFCMIDRELYKKAKNGLLLKCVTPSEADYILKEVHERCCGHHLGGRAVAHKAIIIGYYCPTTIEDAKTLVQRCEKCQKYAPNSSQPTSELKYIHNPIPFAQWGLDLLGPFK comes from the exons ATGGATGCCTTTTCTGGCTATCATCAGATTTTCATGGACCCTGCTGATAAAGAAAAAACAGCATTTATATGCTTAACAGGGGTATTTAATTATATCATGATGCCTTTTGGTTTAAAGAATGCGAGGGCAACCTATCAAAGGTTGATGGATAAAATTTTCAAAGATCAGAGAGGTAGAAATTTAGAAGTATATGTAGATGATTCAACTGTAAAAAGTAAAACAGAGGAAGAAATGATTGTAGATTTACAAGAAACATTTAGCAACATGAGAGAATATACAATGAAACTTAATCCCAGAAAATGTGTTTTCGGGATTAAATCTGGCAAATTTTTGGGATACTTAGTTAGCCAGAGAGGAATTGATGCAAACCCGGAAAAGGTTCAAGAACAAAGTCAGGCCtttaaagaaatgaaaaaacACTTACACAGACTGCCAACATTGGCAAGACCCATAACAGGAGAAACATTATACTTGTACATATCAATTACACAGCATACAATGA ATGCTGAGAACAAATATACAGTAATAGAGAAAGCGACATATGCTGTGGTTGTGGCAGCCAGAAAATTAAGACCTTACTTTGATGCTCATCAAGTAATAGTCTTGACAGACTTACCTCTAGAAAAGAGTCTAGACAAAGTTGAAAGATCTGGAAGATTGGCAAAATGGGCCATAGAATTGAATGGATTGGGAATTAATTACCAACCCAAAAAAGCAATCAAAGGTCAAGCCCTGACAGATATTTTTGCGGAAGGCATATCTCGAGATGAAA GGGCTGGGTTGGCATTAATTACACCTGAGGGGAAAATCATAGAATATGCACTAAAATTCCAATTCAAAGCTACCAACAATGAGATAGAATACGAAGCAGTCATTGCTGGGTTACAATTATGCAAAGCTCTGGAAGCAAAAAGAATTAGTCTGAAAACTGACTCACAGTTAGTTGTAAATCAGATTTCAGGAGAGTTTGAAGCCAGAGAAGAAAACATGCAGAAACATCTACAGAAAACACAAGAGCTGATATCAGAATTTGAGGATGTCCATGTTGAAAGGCTACCCCGATCCCAGAATGAGCAAGCTGATGCACTTTCTAAATTAGGGAGTTCCAGCATGCAAAATTTGAAAAGGTCAGTCCTGGTAGAAGTCAAATCTCTCAGTTCAATACATGAAAATACAACATTTGTCTTTTATACTGGAAGCGGAGATGTCCTTGACTGGATGAAAGACATCATCCAATATAAAGAAAGTGGAGAACTCCCAGCAGACCCAATTCCTACCAGAATGGTCAAATTGAAATCAACTCAATTTTGCATGATAGATAGAGAATTATACAAGAAGGCCAAGAATGGACTGTTGCTAAAATGTGTAACACCATCTGAGGCTGACTATATATTGAAAGAGGTACATGAACGCTGCTGTGGTCACCATCTGGGAGGTAGAGCTGTAGCACACAAAGCAATCATAATTGGTTATTATTGTCCCACAACAATAGAAGATGCCAAAACGTTAGTTCAGAGATGTGAAAAATGCCAAAAGTACGCACCAAATAGTTCCCAGCCAACATCAGAATTGAAATACATCCATAATCCAATCCCATTTGCCCAGTGGGGACTAGACCTTCTAGGACCATTCAAATAG